In Zingiber officinale cultivar Zhangliang chromosome 8B, Zo_v1.1, whole genome shotgun sequence, a single genomic region encodes these proteins:
- the LOC122015765 gene encoding uncharacterized protein LOC122015765, which produces MELSCVASSSRTLSLLSSSAGLPSCSSSSPSSSSACGSWARERRKAAGWTSIKASAEGNRERIDGSESRRGGFAAGGAAVEVSASPASVSTTNTTVIDRSFSAGGDSEFPVWDKIGAIVRVSYGIGIYGAMALAGKLICSITGIDATGGFHLSLGAILEGLGYAAPPIMALLFILDDEVVKYSPHARAIRDVEDEELRSFFYGMSPWQFILIVTASSIGEELFYRVAVQGALAGMFLRGTELMKDAHGIACLTGMLPLFVPFAQAFAAVITATLTGSLYYVATAPKDPTYVVAPVLSSRTGREDLKKLFAAWNERRQMRKIYSPLLEGLLALYLGFEWIQTDNILAPMITHGIYSAVVLGHGLCKIHDHRRKLRQRIQQVRSEWKNAKS; this is translated from the exons ATGGAGCTCAGCTGTGTGGCTTCTTCCTCCCGTACTCTCTCGCTGCTCTCCTCCTCCGCCGGTCTTCCCTCGTGCTCCTCGTCttcgccttcttcttcctccgctTGCGGCTCATGGGCCCGCGAGAGGAGGAAGGCGGCTGGATGGACGTCGATCAAGGCGTCTGCCGAGGGGAACCGCGAGAGAATCGACGGATCGGAATCCAGGCGCGGGGGGTTCGCCGCTGGCGGCGCTGCCGTGGAGGTCTCTGCATCGCCGGCGTCCGTCAGCACCACCAACACGACGGTCATCGACCGGAGCTTCTCCGCCGGCGGGGACTCGGAGTTCCCCGTGTGGGATAAGATTGGCGCCATCGTGAGGGTCAGCTACGGGATAG GAATCTATGGAGCCATGGCGCTCGCAGGGAAGTTAATATGCTCGATCACTGGGATTGATGCAACGGGAGGATTCCATCTCTCACTAGGAGCGATACTGGAGGGTCTGGGCTATGCCGCTCCACCTATCATGGCTTTGCTCTTCATCCTAGAT GACGAGGTGGTGAAGTATTCGCCCCATGCTCGCGCTATCAGAGATGTGGAGGACGAGGAACTTCGAAGCTTCTTCTACGGCATGTCACCGTGGCAG TTCATACTCATTGTCACAGCAAGTTCTATCGGGGAGGAGCTCTTCTATCGGGTTGCTGTTCAG GGTGCATTGGCTGGTATGTTTTTAAGGGGCACTGAACTCATGAAAGATGCGCACGGGATTGCATGTTTG ACTGGCATGCTGCCTCTCTTTGTCCCTTTTGCTCAAGCCTTTGCAGCAGTTATAACTGCCACTCTTACCGGATCTCTTTATTATGTTGCGACTGCTCCTAAAG ATCCCACTTACGTGGTTGCACCAGTTTTGAGTTCTAGAACTGGCCGCGAAGATCTCAAAAAGCTTTTTGCAG CTTGGAACGAGAGGAGGCAAATGAGGAAGATATATTCGCCCCTTTTAGAAGGACTGCTGGCCCTCTACCTCGGATTTGAATGGATTCAG ACCGATAACATTCTTGCACCTATGATCACACATGGGATTTACTCTGCTGTTGTCCTCGGCCATGGACTCTGCAAAATCCATGACCACAGGCGGAAGCTCCGTCAGAGAATCCAGCAAGTGAGATCGGAATGGAAGAATGCCAAGTCATAA